The genomic stretch GTTGCCCTTGGTCTTAGGTCTTCTTTCAGGATTCTTTATAAAGGTAAAGATAAATTTTAATGAGATCATCGATTACGAATTGTATGCTTTAGTAATCGTTATAGGTATTCAAGTAGGGGAAAGTTTAAGGCTCGAGATATTAAAGAGAATTTCTGGACTAGCTATAGTTTCTATTTTGGTAGATTTTATTGGGGCAATTATTTCAGCAATTCTTCTCTCGCCTTTCTATCCTTTTAAGGAGATTTTACTTACAACTCTAGGTTCTGGGTGGTACTCTTATACCGGACCGTTTTTAGCAAAATATTATGGTCCAACAATTGGGGTTTTTGCTTTTTTAGTAAACTTTTTGAGAGAACAGTTAACTTTCCTCTTAATTCCATTATTCTTTAAAGTTAGAGCCTCCCCAATAGGGGCAATAGCTGTTGGTGGTGCTACAAGTATGGACGTTACCCTACCATTGTACGTTGATTTATTGGGTAATG from Sulfolobus sp. S-194 encodes the following:
- a CDS encoding lysine exporter LysO family protein encodes the protein MYFLFLFILLYLVFILVGRFIKLPSIISDIVIVSLIFTISFWGGNEISGSQILYILYTSLLTSIVVVSITYLLGLFLSVSSKSEWKKIDFKSQLKYMLPLVLGLLSGFFIKVKINFNEIIDYELYALVIVIGIQVGESLRLEILKRISGLAIVSILVDFIGAIISAILLSPFYPFKEILLTTLGSGWYSYTGPFLAKYYGPTIGVFAFLVNFLREQLTFLLIPLFFKVRASPIGAIAVGGATSMDVTLPLYVDLLGNEYAIGALINGLILTLLVPILLPLVEVL